The following proteins are co-located in the Candidatus Competibacteraceae bacterium genome:
- the gcvPA gene encoding aminomethyl-transferring glycine dehydrogenase subunit GcvPA, whose amino-acid sequence MPFIPHTADDVRAMLAAIGAPDLDTLFEEIPPALRVGELPALPKALNELQVTKLMEARAADYPHPLCFLGAGAYEHHIPAAVWEIVGRGEFYSAYTPYQPEASQGTLQVLYEYQSMMAGLTGLAVSNASLYDGGSALAEALLMAVRANRKSKSKRVLVPRTLHPLYRRTAHAIVHNQGIELVELPYDPSGGHTPVEALAPYAGQDFAALVIPQPNFFGVLEDVDALTDWAHQHNALAVAVVNPTALAILKPPGEWGEAGADIACGDGQPLGSPLSSGGPYFGFLCCRREWVRQMPGRLVGRTVDLDGRSGFTLTLQAREQHIRRSKATSNICTNQGLMVTAATLYLSLLGPRGLEQVAAACHANTRALMERLTQVSGVGRVFERPVFHEAVLRLPRPAGEVLDGLLAHGILGGFDLSGDYPELGNALLVCTTETRDEADLQGYAAALAEIV is encoded by the coding sequence ATGCCGTTTATCCCCCATACCGCGGACGATGTCCGGGCGATGCTGGCCGCCATCGGCGCGCCCGATCTGGATACGCTGTTCGAGGAAATACCGCCCGCGCTGCGAGTCGGCGAGCTACCGGCCCTGCCGAAGGCGCTGAACGAGTTGCAGGTCACGAAACTGATGGAAGCACGGGCGGCGGATTATCCCCATCCGCTGTGCTTCCTGGGCGCCGGCGCCTACGAGCATCACATCCCGGCGGCGGTGTGGGAAATCGTTGGTCGCGGCGAGTTCTATAGCGCCTACACGCCCTACCAGCCGGAAGCCAGCCAGGGCACCTTGCAGGTGCTGTACGAGTATCAGAGCATGATGGCGGGATTGACCGGCCTGGCCGTGTCCAACGCCTCGCTGTACGACGGTGGTTCAGCGCTGGCCGAGGCGCTGCTGATGGCGGTGCGCGCCAACCGCAAATCCAAGTCCAAACGGGTTCTGGTCCCCCGGACCCTGCATCCGTTGTACCGACGGACCGCCCATGCCATCGTGCACAATCAGGGCATCGAACTGGTGGAACTGCCCTACGATCCGAGCGGCGGCCATACTCCAGTCGAGGCGCTCGCGCCCTACGCTGGGCAGGATTTCGCGGCGCTGGTCATCCCGCAACCCAACTTTTTCGGGGTGCTGGAGGATGTGGACGCCTTGACCGACTGGGCGCACCAGCACAACGCGCTGGCGGTGGCGGTGGTCAATCCCACCGCGCTGGCGATTCTCAAACCGCCCGGCGAGTGGGGCGAGGCTGGCGCCGACATCGCCTGCGGCGACGGTCAGCCGCTGGGCTCGCCACTATCGTCCGGTGGTCCCTACTTCGGTTTTCTGTGCTGCCGGCGGGAATGGGTGCGGCAGATGCCGGGCCGGCTGGTGGGTCGCACCGTGGATCTGGATGGTCGGTCTGGCTTTACCCTGACCTTGCAAGCCCGCGAGCAGCATATCCGCCGTTCCAAGGCCACCTCCAACATCTGCACCAATCAGGGGCTGATGGTCACCGCCGCCACGCTGTATCTATCGCTGCTGGGTCCGCGCGGCCTGGAGCAGGTGGCCGCCGCCTGTCATGCCAATACCCGCGCGCTGATGGAGCGGCTGACGCAAGTTTCGGGGGTCGGCCGGGTTTTCGAGCGGCCGGTGTTCCACGAAGCGGTGTTGCGCCTGCCGCGCCCGGCGGGTGAGGTGCTGGACGGGTTGCTGGCGCACGGCATTCTCGGTGGTTTCGATCTGAGCGGCGACTACCCCGAATTGGGGAACGCCCTGCTGGTGTGCACCACCGAAACCCGGGACGAAGCCGACTTGCAAGGTTACGCGGCGGCACTGGCGGAAATCGTGTAA
- the tpx gene encoding thiol peroxidase, which translates to MAIITFKGNPIHTNGDLPAAGATAPDLKLVTADLNDVTLADFAGKKKLLNIVPSLDTPVCALSTQKFNEHAKAHPDTVVLIISADLPFAQSRFCGNEGLDNVVTLSMMRSRKFAKDYGVLLEDGPLAGLTARAVVVLDGNNTVRHTELVPEIAQEPDYNAALAALG; encoded by the coding sequence ATGGCAATCATCACCTTCAAAGGCAACCCGATCCACACCAACGGCGATCTGCCCGCCGCCGGCGCGACCGCGCCCGACCTCAAACTGGTGACCGCCGATCTGAACGATGTCACCCTGGCCGATTTCGCCGGCAAGAAAAAGCTGCTGAACATCGTACCCAGTCTGGACACCCCGGTGTGCGCGCTGTCCACCCAAAAATTCAACGAACACGCCAAGGCCCACCCCGATACCGTCGTTCTGATCATTTCCGCCGACCTGCCCTTCGCCCAGAGCCGGTTTTGCGGCAACGAGGGTCTGGATAACGTGGTGACCCTGTCGATGATGCGTTCGCGCAAATTCGCCAAGGATTACGGCGTGTTGCTGGAAGATGGGCCGCTGGCCGGTTTGACCGCCCGCGCCGTGGTGGTGCTGGACGGGAACAACACCGTGCGCCACACCGAACTGGTGCCGGAAATCGCCCAGGAACCGGATTACAACGCGGCGCTGGCGGCGCTGGGATAA